In Synechococcus sp. UW179A, the DNA window AGCGTGAAAGCATGCTAAGGCTTAAAGAAAATCTCTCATGCCATGGATCACAAAAATGTTTCTCGGCGTAACTTGATCGCTGGAGGAATGGCCGTGGGCATGTCGCTACCTCTGATCGCCAATACAACGTCAGCGGAGCAATCCCTGGAGGCTAATTCGATTTTACTAACAGAAGAAACAAAACAACTTGATTCGAGCGAAATTGAAATCCTGGTGGTAGGCAACACGCTAGTTGGTGTTTTGCAAGATGGGGACGAGTATTCTCTTTACTTGGAGCCAAAGGGTGCAGCTTATTTAAGGATGCATGATGGCCGAGAGGAGGTTGGTCGTTGGGAGCTTATGAAAAATGGATTGATGAAATCAAGATTTCCATCCGCCGCCGGAAATGATGAGCTAACTATGGCTTACTTTAAAGGAAGATCAAACAACGAGTTTTTCAATATTGTCGATTATGGAAAGCGCTGGGGACGATTTACCGTCGAGATAGGAGATTCAAAGGGACTGGTGACATCCCTTTCGTAATTAATGCAGGGGTAGTACTCAGCTCGCCAGACCATGCAGAATTCAGTTGGCTTGAAGCGATGCCCGCCTAAGTGGTAACTAAGTCCTGATCCATTCACCAGAGGCTCACTAGAACTTCGCGTGTGTTTCACCAGAGCTGTGCAGTGGGGTTCACCAGAAGGGCTGTGATCTTGAAGGAGTCGAGGGGGAGCACCCCCAACACAACTCACACACTCAACTCACTCACTTCAAAACCATGACTTCACTCAACATCCAAGACCAAATCATTGAACTGACTGACGATCAACTCAAAGCAGCCCAAGGTGGTGTCTCCGCAGGAACATTCGTTGACGTTGCCATTGGATTTACTCCTCTCGGTCCGCTCAATATTTTGGGCAAGCTTTTTGGCTCAAGCATTGGAGACAGTACAGACGTCGTCATCAGAGAGTTGTCGCGTTGATTTTTAACTGAATATTCGAGTCAATCTCCAAAACGCAAGCCCCGCCAAGTGCGGGGTTTTTGCCGTCCTTGGGCCTTGGCGTCACCGCCTTGATATACAGCTATGTAACAGTAGACCACACGTGAGATCACAATGACAAGGCTTTTGGTTTTCAGTTTTTTAGCTCTGCCGATATGCACTCTTCTTCCTGCTGAAGCGAGGAATATGACACGTTGGGTGGATGTGAGTTGCTACGAGAATCGTTGTGAATCTGTGAGGGTCATCTCACCAGTCTTTTTTCAGCACCGATCGTCTGATGGAAATGTCTGGAAAGTCGAAGCCGATTGTGATGCAGGACGAACGAGGGCGCATTTCAGTGATGGAACAACTGCTGACTGGTTTTCACCGCCATCCGGATCAGTCGGGTCAGCCATGCTTGAGCAAGTTTGTCGTTGACCAAGGGGCTACGGCGAACAGTTCTATCCGTTGCGCTGCGTGATCCCGTCATTCAATCGAAGGAAGGATGTGGGTCACGAGATCAGCGTTGACCCAGCGGATCACCCCCATAGTCCACGTCGGCAATCTGGAAGAGGTTGTGCATGAAAGGGTCTCGGGCAGCTCCGCCGCAGTGGATCACCTGCCCCATCCAAAAGTCTCTCTGCGCCTTTTCGCCGGTCAGATAGTCGTGGCGCACGATCACCGTCATGCCTGGAACCACGCTCAGGAAAATCGGCTGTTCTGTGGGGTCCTGTTGGTTGTAGATCCCGTGATCGACTGACACGTTCACGAAGCTAGGACGCCTGTACTGGCCGCGAAACAGCAGGTCTGCCCCAAGTTCTTTTGGTAAGACCAGGCCGGATGGTGCCCTGAGTACGGGTGACGCTGCTGCTGGCCGTAGCTAAGTCTTCGGTACTGGCCAGTCACCCATGTCAGAAGAGCAACTCAAAGCCTTTCTAGAAAAGGTCAAAGGCGACACCGAGCTTCAGGAAAAACTCAATGCAGCAGCTGATGCTGATGCAGTGCTTGCGATTGCCAAAGAGGCTGGGTTTAGTATTTCTGCTGACGAATTAAAGTACCTTCGAGAGCTTTCTGACGAGGAGCTGGAAGGTGTATCAGGCGCTACGGGGTATGGTTGTACCGCTCTCTATGGGCCTTGTACTGGTATGCCGGATTGTCTACACTAGAGTTGTATTTATTATCCACCAAGACCCACCGCATTGAAAGGCGTTTTTTATTGCTTAAATCACCCCTAAAAAGCTCATAAATCAGCCTTCAATACCTGGCGCGATTGAGAGCAGTTGAGCAGTAATCAGGTAAGTTAAAGCGTTGCCCGCCTATGTGTTGACTTAGTTCTGAGCTATTCACCAGAAGCTCACCAGAACTTCTTGGGTGCTGCACCAGAGCTGTGTAGTGGGGTTCACCAGTAGGGCTGTGATCTTGAAGGAGTCGAGGGGGCAACGCCTCCAAACATTCACTCCTTAGAACCATGACACAAGAACAACTCACAGCTTTCCTGGCTAACGCCAAAGGCAACACCAGCCTTCAGGAGCAGCTCAAAGCCGCAGCTGATGCCAATGATGTTGCTGCTATTGCCAAGGAAGCAGGTTTCAGTATCTCTGCTGATGGCCTCAATAAGGCTCAATCAAGACTTTCAGAAAAAGAGCTGGAAGGTGCGGCTGGTGGTGCTGGAGATTGTTTACCATGTTTCATGTCATTCCCATCTTGGTAACTGGGATTTGATGATCGACCTGAGGGATTAATGTGGGGAGCATACTCATCAAAGCCCCTGCAACCGCAGGGGCTTTTTATTGCTTCAATCACATTCAAAATCCCACAAATCAGCCTTCAATGCCTGGCATGATTTGATATTTAAAGATTCTCGGCAGATGGAATGTGCTATCCGGAACATCAGCTGACAAGCAATTCTGCTAATTACAGTCCAGATACGTTCAAGTAATGTCAGAAGAACAGCTCAAAGCCTTCCTTGAAAAGATTAAATCAGATACTGAATTGCAGGAGAAACTCAAGGAGGTAAGTACCCCTGAAGCAGCAGTTGAAATTGCTAATGCGGCAGGTTTCTCGATTACTGCAGACGATATTCAATCGATGCAATCTGAACCTCCAGGTGACGACGAATTGGAAAGCGCCGCTGGTGGGCAGTGTCTTGGCACGTGTGGTGACTCGGTTTCAGTAATGATTCGTTGCCCACGAACT includes these proteins:
- a CDS encoding DUF3104 domain-containing protein, which translates into the protein MNVSVDHGIYNQQDPTEQPIFLSVVPGMTVIVRHDYLTGEKAQRDFWMGQVIHCGGAARDPFMHNLFQIADVDYGGDPLGQR
- a CDS encoding Nif11-like leader peptide family natural product precursor, whose translation is MTQEQLTAFLANAKGNTSLQEQLKAAADANDVAAIAKEAGFSISADGLNKAQSRLSEKELEGAAGGAGDCLPCFMSFPSW
- a CDS encoding Nif11-like leader peptide family natural product precursor produces the protein MSEEQLKAFLEKIKSDTELQEKLKEVSTPEAAVEIANAAGFSITADDIQSMQSEPPGDDELESAAGGQCLGTCGDSVSVMIRCPRTEGFGCGFR
- a CDS encoding Nif11-like leader peptide family natural product precursor, coding for MSEEQLKAFLEKVKGDTELQEKLNAAADADAVLAIAKEAGFSISADELKYLRELSDEELEGVSGATGYGCTALYGPCTGMPDCLH